The sequence TCCAAAACCGGAATGGGGGACTGCGCCGTATTGGCTTAATTCTAAATACCATTTGTAAGCAGCCATTTCCAGTCCATGCTCTTCCAATCTCTGTTTTAATAAATCATAATCATGTATCCTCTCAGAGCCTCCAATAATCTCGCCATAACCTTCTGGAGCGATTAAGTCAGCACAGAGAACCACTTCCTGCCGATTCTTATCTGGTTGCATATAAAATGGCTTTAATGTTGTTGGATAGTGGGTAATAAAAACAGGTTTATCATAACTTTCCGCAATTGCCGTTTCATGAGGTGCACCAAAATCATCACCCCACTCAATATCATCAAAACCTTTTTCATGCAGCAGTTTAAGTGCGTCGTCATAAGTGATCCGTGGAAAGGGTGCAGTTATAGTTTCTAACTTACTTACATCTCTCCCAAGAGTTTTCAATTCTAACGGACAGTTTTTGAGCACAGATTGCACGAGAAATGATACATATTCTTCCTGAACTTGTAAGCTTTCATCGAACTCTACGAATGCCATTTCAGGTTCAATCATCCAAAACTCAATTAAATGTCGTCTTGTTTTTGACTTTTCTGCTCTAAATGTTGGACCAAACGAAAAGACTTTACCTAATGCCATTGCAGCGGCTTCCATATATAGTTGCCCACTTTGGGAAAGGTAAGCATCCTCATCAAAGTATTTCGTTGCGAAAAGTTCAGTTGTCCCTTCTGGTGCACTACCTGTTAAAATCGGTGGGTCTACTTTAACAAAACCATTTTGATTAAAGAATTCATAAGTAGCACGGATAATTTCATTACGTACTTTCATGACAGCATGCTGCCTTTTAGAACGAAGCCATAAATGACGGTGGTCCATTAAAAATTCAGTACCATGCTCTTTAGGAGTAATTGGATAATCAACAGAATGATGAAGGACTTCGAGCTTCTTAATTTGCAGCTCATAACCGAATGGTGAGCGCTCATCTTTCTGTACGATCCCTGTCGCATATAGAGACGATTCTTGTGTAATTGTTTTAGCAGTTTGAAATACCTCTTCAGATACATCTGCTTTTACAACTACACCTTGAATAAATCCTGTTCCATCCCGCAGTTGTAAAAAAGCGATTTTTCCACTTGAACGTTTATTTGCTATCCAAGCACCAATGGTTACCTCTTCATCCAGATGCTTTGGTACCTCAGCAATCGTTACTTTTGCCATGCATTTGTTCCCTCCAAAAACTATTAACTAGTATGTATTATGTATGATTATACCATTTTAGTTAAAAAATAGAAAATTGATGTAGAAGTGAAAAAGCGAAAATCTAAGATTTTCGCTTTTTCCTTCTATTTGGTTTTCTTTTCAACAAACTCTTTCATTCGCGCAATTGCAGCTTCTAACAAATCAAGTGAAGTTGCATACGATAACCGAATATTTTTGGGTGCGCCAAAACCAGATCCTGGAACGACCGCTACCTTCGCTTCTTCCAACAAAGCAGTTGAAAATTCATCAACAGTCGAATAGCCAGTTTGTTCTGCAGCCTTTTGCACATTTGGAAACAGATAAAACGCACCTTGAGGCTTGAGACAGGTAACTCCTGGGATTGCAATTAAGGCCTCATAAATGGTATTTAATCGTTCCTCAAATGCTTTTCTCATTTTTTCAACTTCATCCTGTGAACCACTGTACGCAGCAATCGCTCCATATTGAGCAGTTGTTGTTGGATTTGATGTACTATGACTAGCTAAATTTGTCATGGCTTTAATAATTTCGCTATTTCCTGCAGCATAACCAATTCTCCAACCTGTCATTGAATGGGATTTTGATACACCATTAATAATAATCGTCTGCGCTTTTAATTCCGGTGAGAGTTGTGCGATTGAAATATGTTGATGTCCACCATAAATTAATTTTTCATAAATTTCATCGGATACGATGAAGATATCTTTTTCTAAACAAATTCTACCTAATGCAGCCAACTCATCCTTTGTATAAATCATTCCGGTTGGATTGCTTGGTGAATTAAGAATGAGTGCTTTTGTTTTATCTGTAATGGCACCCTCTAACTGATCTGGTGTGATTTTAAATTCATTCTTTTCATATCCTTCAATATACACCGGTACGCCACCAGCTAATTTCACTTGTTCAGGATAACTCACCCAATACGGCGTAGGTATAATCACTTCGTCCCCATCATTTAGTAAAACTTGGAACAAAGTGTATAAAGCATGCTTTGCACCACTTGCCACCATGATTTCATTCACTGTATATTCTAAACCTTGATCACGCTTAAATTTCTTTGATATTTCTTCTTTAAGTGCAGGTAATCCTGCAGACGGAGTGTATTTTGTATGACCTTCGTTCATGGACCTAGTAGCCGCATCAATAATATGTTGTGGTGTATTAAAGTCAGGTTCACCTGCTCCAAGTCCAATTATGTCATAACCAGCAGCTTTCAATTCTTTTGCCTTAGCTGTAATAGCCAAAGTTGCAGACGGTGTTAATGCTTTTACTCGATTAGCCAGCTTTACTTCCATTTTTTCAATCCCCTTTAGAATATTCGGTTATTATATATCATCATTAAGTTAAGTTATGAATATGCCTTATAAATTTTCTATTTTTTTAAGCCATTTCCCTGTCTCAAATTCAATCAAGTAATAGTTTAATAAATTTTTATCTGTACGGGTATGAACCTCCCAAAGTGGGATTCCTTTTTCCATTCCAAGTTTTACTGAGATAATCGGATCGGAGCTAATTTCACCAGAAACAACTTGAATCGCTTCTTGACGTTTAATTCCATCAGAGGCCTTTTTTACAACAATTTTTCCTTTTTCTTCTGGAATCCAAGCAATAAGCCTTGTACCCTTCCCGTTTCTTCCCTGGATTACATAATAAGACTCTTCACCATTATATATATTAAAATCGTCTATCGTTGAAATAGAAGTTTCTTCCTTAACAACTTTAACAGCCTTTTCCTCTGCTAATTTAAGCGGGTCGATCGCATTCATATAAATGACAGTACTCAACGTAATGAATCCTATTACAAGAATACCAATTATTAATAACCATTTTTTCATTGTCATCACTCTTTATTATGTAGGTAAGGTATTTTTTTCTACTCATACTATATATCTTGCCGGTTATAATAATTTAACAACAAGTTAGTCAATACCACTTTATTATAACAGGATATTTACAAGTTTAGTTTAAATTTACCTAAAATATATTCTAGTCCAAACCGTCCAATTTAGGCTGCTGTAGTGCAGCCCTTTTTCTTATGTCCCCATTAATCTAACCATTGCTCAATCTGTTTGACTGTTTCGTCAATAGATAATCGTTCTGCTTTAACAGGAGGAAGTGATTGAAGAAAAGCCTTGCCATAAGATGTGGTTATGATTCGTTGATCAAAAATCACAAAAGCACCCTTATCTTTTTGAGTTCGAATCAGTCTTCCGAAGCCTTGTTTGAACCGAATAACAGCTTCTGGAACTGAATATTCATAAAAAGGGTTACCCCCTAGATCTTTTATTTGTTGACATCGAATGGCTGTAAGCGGTTCGTCTGGTGGTGAAAATGGGAGTCTCACCATAATTAAACACGATAAATCATCCCCAGGAATATCAATTCCTTCCCAAAAGCTGCTTGTACCAAACAGGATTGCTTTATTAAAACGTTGAAAATTTCTTACTAATCTTTCTCTGCTTCCATTTGTAATACCATGTGCTAATAACGTATAATCCTGCAAGAAACCACTTTCTTTAATTAAATCATACGTTTTTCTAAGCATTTCATAGGACGTAAATAAGACCAAAAGTCGTCCTTCTGCTGCTTCTGCGATTGAAATAATATGTTCACCAATTGCTGAGACATATTCATCAACTGTTACAGCTTTTACTTCAGGTAAATCATTTGAAATGATAAATTTAAGCTGTTTTTGGTAATCAAAGGAAGTCGGAACAACTATTTGTGAACAATTTTCTTGATCAAGACCAAGACTTTTTCTCATATATTGAAACGAATCTTTTACAGTCAGAGTGGCAGAAGTCACAATGACACTTTTCTTCTGTTGGAATAAGTGTTCCTTCAATCCATTTGAAACATGAATAGGTTGTGAAAAAACAGTTGTTTTATTCTTTCTGGATCTTGTATCAATTTCAATCCATGAAATCTCTTCCCCACTATGTTGTAAAAATACGCTTCTCATGCTCTGCATAAGCTTATCCGCCTTATTTAGCCATAGAGTTAATTCATCGATAATTGCATTTTGTCTAAGCGTTTTTCGATCCCTGTCCATCAACCATTGATGTCGCTTTCGTAAAGCGTTAGTGATATCTTTTAATAAAAATAAAAATCGTTCCGCATCACTTACTACTGAATGACTTTCCTTCGTATGGTCTATTACTAAGGCACATTGAATGGTACTTGGGTAAGATTGATTTTTTTGTTTCTGTTTCGCTTTTGCATAAAAAGCTATAGTTTGAAACAATTGATCCATTTCTAGTAATAAATCTGAGAGATATTGATTTAATTCTCCTCTGTTTATGAAGTCTTTTTCTCTAAATCCTAGCTCCTCTAATACTTTTTCTACTTTATATAGAAGCTGTTTTTGTTCATATACCCCCATTTGCTGCAGGAGAAACCGTACAAATGCATAATCAAATACAAATCCAAAATGTTTTCCTGCTATTTTTTCTAAATGGTGTCCTTCATCAATAATGATATAATTCGACGTTGGCAGCGTTTTTTTATCTGCTATTAAATCTGTTAACAACAGACTGTGATTGACGATCAATAAGTCTGCATGCTGAGCTTCTATTCTCGACCTTAGATAGTAATCATAATTGCTGTTATACCTATTATTTGTGCTCCTTTGGTCAATAAATTGGATTCTTTGCCAAAACAGCTGACCTCCACTCGACAAATTAAGTTCATCTTTATCGCCCGTTAATGTAATGGTTAACCAAACTAGAATCTGCATTTTTGTCAAAGTTGTATCATAATTATCATCGGTCTCTTTTAATAAAAGCGAGAACCGATCTAAATTTAAGTAATGATTTTTCCCTTTTAAAATAGCGGTTTTGAATGTGAAGGGAAGCATCTTTTTTAATAAGGGAATCTCCTTATGCAAGAGTTGCTCTTGCAATTGGGTTGTAAAAGTACTGATGATTACTCGTTCATTTTTCAGTTTAGAAAAATAAATAGCTGGCAACAAATACCCTAGAGACTTTCCCACACCTGTTCCTGCTTCTATTAAGGCATGGCCTCCACTCTGAAACGATTGATAAATGTGGTCCATCATTTGTAACTGGCCGCTTCTTTGCTCATACTCAGGAAACACAGTCGACAGTAAAGATTCTTTATCTTGTTCTGGTTGAGGATATGGATGATCCTGTTTATCACAAATATCCTCCAGCTCTTCCCTTTTGCAAATATATAGTCCATTATAAACTTCAAGTTCTGTTAACTCTTCAATGAACCCTTCTTTCTCTAAAATAAGTTCATCAATAATCTCATTTAGATCGCTTTTCAGTCCATGAGATAATGGATAAAGTTGCTTTAATGTTCCTAATGGTAATTTTCTAAGCTTTTCAAATAGAATGAGCAATAACTCTGCTGTTACATAAGCATCACTATCTGCCTGATGGGGGCGATCATGTTCCAAGTTCTCTTGCAGCGCCAAATCAGATAGCTTAAAACTGTCACTCATAGGTAATAAAATTCTCGCCATTTCTACCGTATCAAGTACAGATCCATAGAATCCCTCATATCCCGCCATAATTAATTCTTCCTGTAAAAAGGAAAGGTCAAATAAAACATTATGCGCGACAAAATAAGCCCCCTCCAGCATTTCAACAATCTTTGGAGCAATGTCAGCAAATAAAGGAGCATCTTCTACCATTTTATCGCTAATACCTGTTAATTCTTCTATAAAAATCGGGATCGTTTGTCCTGGGTTTAAAAACGAGGAAAATTGATCAACAATTTGTCCGTCTTGAATGACAACGCCAGCAAATTGAATGATTCGATCGCCTTTTTTCACTGAATTCCCTGTTGTTTCCAAATCCACAACAACATATTTATTATTCATGGTCTAACACCTCTTACATTCCTTTTTTAAACGTAAGGAATGTCGTTTAACAATTCTTGTGTTTCACCGTACCATATTTTTACGAAAAGGAAAAGACCTATTGATACCCGTATCAAATTCGCAGGATATAGTACCTTTGAAAAAGTCCATGTCATCCGCCGGAGGCTTAGCTACATTCAACTGGAGTTTTCAGCCCAAGCTGAATGAAGTTAAGAGAGCTGACTCCTATGAAGTCAGCTCAGGGAAAAATCTATAAAATTGTTTTTTCTAATTCTTTATCGATTAACTCTATAATCCGATTTTCCTGATCCATAATTGCAATTTTTGGTTGGTGATAGGCAAGCTTCTCTTCTGATACTAAAGCGTAAGATATAATAATAACTGTATCTCCCGGTTGAACTAATCGGGCTGCTGCCCCATTTAAACATATGATCCCCGAGCCTCTTTCCCCCGGGATAATATACGTTTCAAAGCGCGCACCATTATGATTATTGACGATTTGTACCTTTTCATTCTCCACCATTCCCACTGCTTCAAGTATAGCAGAGTCAATTGTGATGCTGCCTACATAATTTAAATTCGCCTCCGTCACGGTTGCGCGATGGATTTTCCCATTCATCATCGTTCTAAACATTCTTACTCCCCCTAATCCCTATTCATGATGATATTATCAATTAAACGTGCTCTAGAGAATTTCACAGCTAGGGCAATGATATAACTCCCATTAATAGATTCAAATTCTTCTAATTCTGGATATGATAATAGACTTACATAATCGATTTCCCCTGAAGTTTTGTTTGCGATTCGATCTTTAATACCTGAAATAATTTTATGCGGATTTGTTTCTCCAGCTTGGATCATCTCCACACCCATTTGCAAACTTTGATAAAGCTCAGGTGCTTCTACTCGTTCTCGATCTGTTAAGTAAACATTTC is a genomic window of Niallia sp. XMNu-256 containing:
- the asnS gene encoding asparagine--tRNA ligase, coding for MAKVTIAEVPKHLDEEVTIGAWIANKRSSGKIAFLQLRDGTGFIQGVVVKADVSEEVFQTAKTITQESSLYATGIVQKDERSPFGYELQIKKLEVLHHSVDYPITPKEHGTEFLMDHRHLWLRSKRQHAVMKVRNEIIRATYEFFNQNGFVKVDPPILTGSAPEGTTELFATKYFDEDAYLSQSGQLYMEAAAMALGKVFSFGPTFRAEKSKTRRHLIEFWMIEPEMAFVEFDESLQVQEEYVSFLVQSVLKNCPLELKTLGRDVSKLETITAPFPRITYDDALKLLHEKGFDDIEWGDDFGAPHETAIAESYDKPVFITHYPTTLKPFYMQPDKNRQEVVLCADLIAPEGYGEIIGGSERIHDYDLLKQRLEEHGLEMAAYKWYLELSQYGAVPHSGFGLGLERTVAWLSGVEHVRETIPFPRLLNRLYP
- a CDS encoding pyridoxal phosphate-dependent aminotransferase gives rise to the protein MEVKLANRVKALTPSATLAITAKAKELKAAGYDIIGLGAGEPDFNTPQHIIDAATRSMNEGHTKYTPSAGLPALKEEISKKFKRDQGLEYTVNEIMVASGAKHALYTLFQVLLNDGDEVIIPTPYWVSYPEQVKLAGGVPVYIEGYEKNEFKITPDQLEGAITDKTKALILNSPSNPTGMIYTKDELAALGRICLEKDIFIVSDEIYEKLIYGGHQHISIAQLSPELKAQTIIINGVSKSHSMTGWRIGYAAGNSEIIKAMTNLASHSTSNPTTTAQYGAIAAYSGSQDEVEKMRKAFEERLNTIYEALIAIPGVTCLKPQGAFYLFPNVQKAAEQTGYSTVDEFSTALLEEAKVAVVPGSGFGAPKNIRLSYATSLDLLEAAIARMKEFVEKKTK
- a CDS encoding DUF5590 domain-containing protein; the protein is MKKWLLIIGILVIGFITLSTVIYMNAIDPLKLAEEKAVKVVKEETSISTIDDFNIYNGEESYYVIQGRNGKGTRLIAWIPEEKGKIVVKKASDGIKRQEAIQVVSGEISSDPIISVKLGMEKGIPLWEVHTRTDKNLLNYYLIEFETGKWLKKIENL
- the dinG gene encoding ATP-dependent DNA helicase DinG, translating into MNNKYVVVDLETTGNSVKKGDRIIQFAGVVIQDGQIVDQFSSFLNPGQTIPIFIEELTGISDKMVEDAPLFADIAPKIVEMLEGAYFVAHNVLFDLSFLQEELIMAGYEGFYGSVLDTVEMARILLPMSDSFKLSDLALQENLEHDRPHQADSDAYVTAELLLILFEKLRKLPLGTLKQLYPLSHGLKSDLNEIIDELILEKEGFIEELTELEVYNGLYICKREELEDICDKQDHPYPQPEQDKESLLSTVFPEYEQRSGQLQMMDHIYQSFQSGGHALIEAGTGVGKSLGYLLPAIYFSKLKNERVIISTFTTQLQEQLLHKEIPLLKKMLPFTFKTAILKGKNHYLNLDRFSLLLKETDDNYDTTLTKMQILVWLTITLTGDKDELNLSSGGQLFWQRIQFIDQRSTNNRYNSNYDYYLRSRIEAQHADLLIVNHSLLLTDLIADKKTLPTSNYIIIDEGHHLEKIAGKHFGFVFDYAFVRFLLQQMGVYEQKQLLYKVEKVLEELGFREKDFINRGELNQYLSDLLLEMDQLFQTIAFYAKAKQKQKNQSYPSTIQCALVIDHTKESHSVVSDAERFLFLLKDITNALRKRHQWLMDRDRKTLRQNAIIDELTLWLNKADKLMQSMRSVFLQHSGEEISWIEIDTRSRKNKTTVFSQPIHVSNGLKEHLFQQKKSVIVTSATLTVKDSFQYMRKSLGLDQENCSQIVVPTSFDYQKQLKFIISNDLPEVKAVTVDEYVSAIGEHIISIAEAAEGRLLVLFTSYEMLRKTYDLIKESGFLQDYTLLAHGITNGSRERLVRNFQRFNKAILFGTSSFWEGIDIPGDDLSCLIMVRLPFSPPDEPLTAIRCQQIKDLGGNPFYEYSVPEAVIRFKQGFGRLIRTQKDKGAFVIFDQRIITTSYGKAFLQSLPPVKAERLSIDETVKQIEQWLD
- the panD gene encoding aspartate 1-decarboxylase; its protein translation is MFRTMMNGKIHRATVTEANLNYVGSITIDSAILEAVGMVENEKVQIVNNHNGARFETYIIPGERGSGIICLNGAAARLVQPGDTVIIISYALVSEEKLAYHQPKIAIMDQENRIIELIDKELEKTIL